Sequence from the Aminivibrio sp. genome:
TCCCGAAAGAGTCACAGGAGAGCGTCAGGTGAGGCGGAAGCTTGAAGCAGGCAGGTTGGCGAAACTTTTCATCGCCGAGGATGCCGACCCGGCCATGGTCGGCCCGCTCGAGGCGGAAGCGCGGAGACAGGATATTCCCGTGGAAAGAGTCAGCGATATGGTCCGGCTGGGCAGGGCATGCGCCATAAGCTGCGGAGCCTCTGTCGCGGGGATTGAAAAATAAACGGGCCT
This genomic interval carries:
- a CDS encoding ribosomal L7Ae/L30e/S12e/Gadd45 family protein, which codes for MPLNELAVPERVTGERQVRRKLEAGRLAKLFIAEDADPAMVGPLEAEARRQDIPVERVSDMVRLGRACAISCGASVAGIEK